DNA sequence from the Armigeres subalbatus isolate Guangzhou_Male chromosome 1, GZ_Asu_2, whole genome shotgun sequence genome:
tatacatacaccggtatgctacacgtacgtcggtgtacattggtcggttttccatagttgcacgattgacgcaactgcagtgcAACTGCATATTATGTATCATTATGTTCAGTTATTCAGTCCTGTatgctacagcgtcgatacacataTGCCTGGCATATAGAGCCCCATAATcggcggtcttgggcgatgtgcCTCcaatttccccgaacgttcaggctCCCTTGGTCCGATtgcaccgcgtgcagccagcgtgttcgtggccttccacgaagtcgctggtccttatctggttctctgttgaatattgttttcgttattctttcttccgacattcgcactaagtgaccagcccactgaagtctgccgtattttatacgattcgcaatgttttcttctttgtatacttgatacagctcatgattcatgcgtctgcgccacaaaccattttctagtttccctccgagtattgtacgcagcccCTTTCGCttgaaaaccccgaaagctctccggtccgcctcttttaatgtccatgcttcatgtccataaagggccactggtaaaatcagaattttgtatagagcaaatttcgtttccgtctgcatgttgcgggacctaaacTGGTTACGTAATACATAAAAGACCCTATTCGCAGTAGCAATACGTTTTTTcatttcacgggaaacgtcaatgtcacatgtcacaagcgttccaaggtaaacaaattcttcatcaacttcaaacacatccccatcaagcactacctcagtacaaacaccactaggtcttcctccctagcagcacaattcacgttgatttggttgaaataactcatatatgaccaaatttagttgtatatgagtataatagactgatttacaacatgtgtgttactcgggctctatctctacctgccaccatgtactttgtcttgataGAGGTTTTtccctgttcgggtgtgccactgcgacctgttattagatctattgtagcgttaccagtatccttagtgtttaagtgcatgccgaattacttcattactattgataagcaatgcagtatcggtttcgatacagttgtagttgttgtttcgttttctcaagagcaccatgacaaggtcccgctatttagacacTTCACAGaaagcaatcccattgaaggcgcgccccttatcaatagtaaatcaatcctttcttgagaaaacagaacagtgatactgtttttggccatgcattgGAGCCCTAGAGTTGATGGTTAAACCTATCCTAGCCGTCTCtcttttcagtgggacaaaagcctccactactgctctgcgatcgatttcaataaggtcgatgtcgtccgcaaagcccaggagcatatgcgaccgtgcgatgatagtgccgttcctctgcgcgccagatctcctaatagcgcttTCGAgttcaatgttgaacaataaattcgaaagtgcatcaccctgcttcaatccgtttaaggtcacaaacgaggttgacacttcgcctgcaatccgaatacttgattttgagccatccagcgttacacatatcagtctaatcagtttcgccggaaagccatgttctgacattatctgccacagctcatttcttttcacagAATCGTACGCTGTTTTGAAATCactgaacagatggtgagtctgcaagttgtactcccggaatttatcaagaatcATCCACAGgctaaacaaaataaaatctaaTTTAATATATATGTATATGGTTCTGTgtgatgagattttttttttaatttgccgTTACTTGGAGTATGCAGTCCACCTAACATCCACCATTAATCTCTTTTCAGGGAACCTGTTCGTCACGGTAATCAACGATCTGATGAGTCGGTATCACGTGCAGGAGTTCGTGACCACGATCTACGCCGGTTTAAAACGATACCCACTGCTGGCCTTATCGATTGCGACTGTGATCTTTATCCTGTCGTTGCCGTTTATGgtgtttatattttttacattgacCACAGCCATTATGACATTCACCGGGTTTGTGCTGATCGAAGGAACATTGATAACGTTGGCCTCGATGCTGTTAATCGGGGTGCTGATCGGCGTCGGGTGCCTGCTTGGAACTATCGGGCTTGTATTTCTAGTGGGTTATTTCGGCATTTCCAAAGCGTACGACTGGTTGGACAGAGGCGAACCTAGAAACGGACAAGAGATTCGAAATTTGGGAGCACGCACACGTCGCGTTATATAATAATGTTCGAAGaaatgttttatgttttttcaAGATAGAAGCTCAGATATATGATCTGTATTGCTTTATATACACCGAAAAAATTCttcatattgaatatatttgtcgcacacataaatttttgcaatttggtgacccaaatatatgcaatttgtacacacacataaattcaataactgcatattagagaccacacatacattttatttgattatagattatatttgtacttcgcgtggagagtggttatgtgtgcactaattagaatcatgaattaaattaatgaatttttgccaataaaaatgtgtggaatttttgcagTGTATGTTCTTAAATTAGGCAGTATTAGGGATATGTACCATTTTAAATAAAACCAGTGGTTGTGTAAATATATGTAAGTTAACGTGGCACATAATTGTTATTCAAGTATCACAACTTTGGATCCATTGTGAGGATCTTCATATGATTGTGTAAGCTAGATTGGAAGCTCAAACGGTGTATCTATATATATGTGCGTAAACTAGGGAGTATTATTTgaagttattatttttaataaaggCAAAGGTTTTGTAAATATCGTTGATCGTATCACATAGTTCTTGTTTCAATATCACATCCTATTCACTAGTCTAGTTTAATGAGAGCTACGTGGACACCGGGtctaagatggttcgagacccctcccctctttgAAAAGAGTGGCTTCCATATAAATgaaccagaaatttctgcataactcgagaactaattaaagaataaatcaatttttgacgaaacaaagttcgtcgggtctgctcgttaataataaaaatgattggTCTCATAACAGTCAAATTCAGCTACCCAACAAACGACTTAAGCTGAAAAAAAAGCTAGTTTTCAAgcagaaactattttttgttGAATCAGTGCCTTATCAGTTTCCAATGTTTATTGGGAAGCAACTAATAAGAAAATGAATCTCTGAACACAgccattttcataatatttggcaagtgtaataataaaaaaaaaacgaaaagtcCTGAGAAGGGGGGgaatgtgtggcagtgaaatagcACTTGCCGTTTACTATATAAGTAAATATTAAATGgctttgaaaccatcgaagtaggcctgaTACCAATAATCGAAGCAGTCGTTGCACGTGGATGTCAGTCACACGTGCTGCACCATCGTAGGTAAAAGGTTTTCTTGGAGACTCCCGCTTGTATATTAACGGAACAAACTCCACATATTAGTATTGTTAAgtttagttccaaaaatgttgtgaAACTGGTAACACTGGCAATTAAATGCATATTATATTTCAATACAGAGGCAATAGGGTTCGATTAGAATGGTTTAGAGTGGCGATGGAGCCTGTTGCTTGTAAATTTGGTGAAACTAGTTTGTAAGTTACTTTATACATATAATGAATTTAATAATAATTAGATAATAAATTACAGCTTTGAAGCTGTGTGAAATGGACACTGCTGTCAAAACCGTTTCTATCAAGCCAGGAAAAAATCCGTCGCaactagggtgaccatatgaaatttttccaaaggaggacaattcacctAAATCctagcgaaaaaggaggacatttggttaaaaaggaggacataaaaaacatcgatcgatttttgtttttcgacatgaataaaaatattatatttggtGGAGTTTGCACACTAATGTTTATTGGAAGAAGTTTGTAAGAACCAGCAAGTAATCCAGCAAACAACAGATCGTATAACATTGCGAATAAGTgcacaaagtggaggccatatacgtacacttTGCATGAACTCAAATAAAGgcatgtacctatatcgcctccaacTTACACTTATTTGCTAGCACATGCAACATttcatacagccttacaaatcTTTTGGATGATCAATCCagcaatccagataggcgtcccgcgtttcgcaggacgcttgctggtcacattaaatATTCCCAACTGTCATTATAGCACATTATAGTCTATATCACTTTCCAGTTATAAACTTCCAGCACCTTCATTGTAATGGTAAGATTTTCGCTTTAACTAAATTTGAAATCAACAGTGAACAGAATTTTAACAAGAACAGCTCATCGCTTACAATTctgaatacatatttgtaaatAGATAACTGACAGAACATTAGGTTCTATAAGAACGGAACACAAGATGCTTAGGGGACCAATGAATTTTGTTTCTTGAATGCCATAAagaatcattattatttttaactgaagaaattttaaacTGTTCAGATTTAGACTAAAGAAACTCGACTGTTCAGATTAGTTCAgatttctattccattctagGTATGGCATAGGTACTGCTCTTTGTCGCACATATTCAAGAAACGTACCGTGCGAAGCGTTCCAAAGGCAATTCAATGGGTGTTTACTCGTAGAAAATTTTGAGAAGCATTTGCATTTCCTAATGGTTCCTGAtttcaggtggaggacgacttgcagaccctccgcagactgcgtggttggcgaagtgcagccatgaaccgagctgaatggagaagtcttttatgtggagcacaggccactccggccttagtctgatgataaataaataaattgcatTTCCTAATCCattttccaatccaatccaatacctAATCTTCTGTTATCTTTGACATCTGTGTTACTGCAACTCAAGCATTTAATTTCCGATATTaacatagttttttttcaaaaacttaaagaaaatatttcatatcTGCTAATAGATCTCTGTTGCAGTAACTAGAATTACTACAgaagaaagttatttttttaaatatccaaaaaggaggacattttagcgcaaaaggaggacatctgatttttaatgaaaaaggaggacatgtcctcctttaggataccatatggtcaccctagtcGCAACAAGTATATTATATTAATATTAGTAAAAatctcgcgtaacatatgattacggcttataaaccaaaaccatgattttttattttttttaaattaatgattGCCTTGTTAATGAATCTCCATGCTAGGTAAATCTCTTGTCTTGATATTCTTTAAACAACACTTCTGTTGCTATTTTGAGTCAACGTCTCATGAACCATTTGCACCATAGTGGTTTTTAAGTCCTTAGATTGGCGCCCTTAACTACCATGCTGAGCATtttgctttggtttttaggccgttcactttttattgtttatttgaaaatctggctttaagttattttaaaatgaatATTCTTACTAGGTATCAATATATCGCATAGCAGAAGTGCTCTGGctaacaaatctaaacaaaCCCGATGATATGATATTACTAGCTTTGAACGAACggcttaggctgtgaaccattccaccgcttcgtttaacttttagttaaaatttgacagttcgatggttatttcgccgtggttaaaaataaccctgttccggagcatggttagatttgacagttcgatagttaaactttgttcgcgagaaaattggcgccaaatccatttcgcttCAAATAACCATCAATCTTTCAAAAcacaaatgggtcggcttcagagtaaaattttaaccacgatgagAAAATAACCatcaaaatgtcaaattttaactaaaagttaaacgaatcggtggaatggttcacagccttaaaaGTCAGACGTGCTGCCGGTAATGCGAGTAAACGgcgcgatttttgttttagctgaaATATTGTAAATTTTGTATAGTGCTTCAATTAATCTAAATTtgctgttataatataaccatttacaaaagatattttgttaccagataaagattgtcgctgtcgtcgctgtccggaacatattttgctggcaaggataggggagctaaatgtcaaagaaggaaaatccatacgatttgacagcttggtacccaacatgttccggacagcagaacaaagggaaccgaagcgacaatctttatctagtaactaaaatatctttacGTATAGCATTGACATGTTATTGGCAAAGGAATGTGTTTCTacttcaataaatgaattaaattagtcgtagaaaacttgaacctcatttttctcgGTTGGCTTTTCGGCCGTcatcatatgttgctcgagaaAGCACAATGTTcttccacagacaaacagacataacacattgaacatttactcatcaaatacatcgtcgttcaaacactaacgacatctgttgatttcagttagttgggcaaatcacgaaccagatggcggtagtgagcaaacgtcaaactcaagCAAAAACGATGCACGCGCCACGAGTgttcgattggccaactaatgattatttgaattgaccagtaaatcaatgaacgatggaaatttgacgagtgttatgtctgtttgtctgtggttcttcatttcgtgtaaattttgattcagaacATCAGAACTATCTCTTGTAAATAAATGATATCATCTACTGTAGATTGAAGTCTTCAAATAATACGTtaagagaagaatgaattctgtcatcaaaagaaaaagtagaatcatgaaaaaaaattcacagcGAGGTATGGGATGCagctctcaaaataattttcaaaatttcaaaatgatttatttacaaataatttatagcatgaggttagaaatttgattatctacattatacatatattaatttgattgttaatgacaatgaagttttgacgtaggacttacgtctttctttattatactgggtgtcatttagagttttggaaatcgagagtgttacgctggaagggaagattttgaactttactagcgcctttatctttcgatggatttttaagatttatatatcaatcgactcggacactctccaccattttgcctatttcattgaaacttaagattattaacgataagctattgaaaaattcaattcttgtcaaagccagtaaaaatttcatatgttactaaccccgtgcattcctaacacggacatcagaatgcggtatgtcacgggccttcgggtctaccagaagattttctttgtgttttAAAGAatcagtgcctgccgtgtgcgagtcattacaatttgtgacatcagcgcgtactgacgtgctttttgctcgcgcatttttcgtttcgttcgttcgctgtgttcacctacacagcgacagcatgcagtcaccagcggtagaactgccagtggatctgcgaatatgcatgaaagaagtgggcgcattttttgtcattctgtgcttgatgatggtcggatgcagtggtgtcggttgcgatggatgcaatcgcccatcgcatcacTCGGAGCTCACGGCTAGAGACCGACGATGACTGatgcagcgagggcagcggtggtggatgaaaaagaataaaactagggagatttggtctgctcatccaggtgattggtttcataatccacatgatcccgggatgggtacgagtcatgtcatacgacttgacgtagactcggagtttggaatcaaaacattaaataatttttcgttgacgtattcgctgtacctcctctattttagtagggttgttgctccttgacttgtttcttattgttgtgattttttcagcattaagcacgcatgttagcaaaaagaagctacGAAATTGCTGcggtatttctttgtttggaaaacgggacagttctaaaatagcacattttgcaaagtctgaaaatgttataaacagaatttttaaacttcaaatactattatcaataagaattcttaaaatgccctatatttgcttgagtaaataagggcttaatagtaaaaaacaaagcaattctaattttgtttttaattattagttttatttccagaagttttgaataaacaaattgctaataattctacatagcatggaagttgtcgtttccaatatcaatacctataatcaaactccatagatccaaaagttagaagttaaatgtaaatacgttacgtt
Encoded proteins:
- the LOC134205658 gene encoding uncharacterized protein LOC134205658, translated to MVIRSGSDLEDDLLSSDGGDRSNSYRDRRRRNDDRSQQNAEDLARYLMERTTLYWNLFVTVINDLMSRYHVQEFVTTIYAGLKRYPLLALSIATVIFILSLPFMVFIFFTLTTAIMTFTGFVLIEGTLITLASMLLIGVLIGVGCLLGTIGLVFLVGYFGISKAYDWLDRGEPRNGQEIRNLGARTRRVI